The Micromonospora sp. M71_S20 genome has a window encoding:
- a CDS encoding carbohydrate ABC transporter permease, whose amino-acid sequence MSTTTLAAPTATEQRRARRSPGGPTLSRPGFAWALPATLFFGLFALVPLVLVVVLSFTSWAGLGSPEYVGLDNWRRLARDPVMINSLWLSVLLTALGVLVQTPLSLLIGVWAAGPQRNRAVLSAIFFLPLLLSATAVSVLWRALLDPNFGVPGQAPWLFGDGNLFGSRTGAIAVLVFVGSWQFIPFHALIYQGAARAVPAVLYQAAEVDGAGRWGQFRHVTLPQLRNAMITSVVLMVVGGLTTFDTVLILTQGGPGTDTTITAYHMYEQAFRSFDFGAGAAIALLLVVVATVISLIVVRVSGYDRMRSTMEGL is encoded by the coding sequence ATGTCCACCACCACCCTCGCCGCCCCCACCGCGACGGAGCAGCGACGGGCCCGACGAAGCCCGGGCGGCCCCACCCTCAGCCGCCCGGGCTTCGCCTGGGCCCTCCCCGCCACCCTGTTCTTCGGGCTCTTCGCACTCGTCCCGCTGGTCCTCGTGGTCGTGCTCAGCTTCACCAGCTGGGCGGGCCTCGGCTCCCCGGAGTACGTCGGGCTGGACAACTGGCGGCGGCTCGCCCGCGACCCCGTGATGATCAACAGCCTGTGGCTGAGTGTCCTGCTCACCGCCCTCGGCGTGCTGGTGCAGACGCCGCTGAGCCTGCTGATCGGCGTGTGGGCGGCCGGGCCGCAGCGCAACCGGGCCGTGCTGTCCGCGATCTTCTTCCTCCCGCTGCTGCTGTCGGCGACCGCCGTGTCGGTGCTGTGGCGGGCACTGCTCGACCCGAACTTCGGCGTGCCCGGCCAGGCCCCGTGGCTGTTCGGCGACGGCAACCTCTTCGGCAGCCGGACGGGCGCGATCGCCGTGCTGGTCTTCGTCGGCAGCTGGCAGTTCATCCCGTTCCACGCGCTGATCTACCAGGGCGCGGCCCGCGCCGTACCGGCGGTGCTCTACCAGGCCGCCGAGGTCGACGGCGCCGGCCGGTGGGGACAGTTCCGCCACGTCACCCTGCCGCAGCTGCGCAACGCCATGATCACCTCGGTGGTGCTCATGGTCGTCGGCGGGCTCACCACGTTCGACACCGTGCTGATCCTCACCCAGGGCGGGCCGGGCACCGACACCACCATCACCGCCTACCACATGTACGAGCAGGCGTTCCGCAGCTTCGACTTCGGCGCCGGCGCGGCCATCGCCCTGCTCCTCGTCGTCGTCGCCACCGTCATCTCGCTGATCGTGGTCCGGGTCTCCGGCTACGACCGGATGCGCTCCACGATGGAGGGACTGTGA
- a CDS encoding ABC transporter substrate-binding protein has protein sequence MTVRTRLARVVALGAALALALPLTACGDGDSAAGPDEIRILVYGDATNKVEKQLVETFNKTSKVKAVLDTIPGADYQTKLQTIINTKQAPDVFFNWGGGSITPFVKADLLLPLDDMIAKDPGLKANFLPSVFNTAMVDGKAYGVPMRGTQPVLLFHNKKVLADAGITPPKTWDDLLAAVKTLKGKGLTPIALGGGDQWPTQMWYQYLYDRVAGPELFAKALDGDKSAWESPESRRALELLRQLTDAGAFGTNFDSVKFTDGGSPALLAGGKAGFELMGSWNYSTHHDANPTFAAEGLGWSAFPSVPGGKGDPRNVVGNTNNFYSVLKKTRHPEAVAEFLKLQYSDEFVQAQLAIGNLPTTTNTEKFLDGATNPDYLKYQFTLVKEAPNFQLSWDQAYPPAATTTIHQAVQQYCNGRMDAAGFIKAMQSLQAG, from the coding sequence ATGACTGTACGCACGCGGCTCGCCCGGGTCGTCGCGCTCGGCGCCGCCCTGGCGTTGGCGTTGCCACTGACCGCCTGCGGCGACGGTGACTCGGCCGCCGGCCCGGACGAGATCCGCATCCTGGTGTACGGCGACGCCACCAACAAGGTCGAGAAACAGCTCGTCGAGACGTTCAACAAGACGTCGAAGGTCAAGGCGGTGCTGGACACCATCCCCGGTGCCGACTACCAGACCAAGCTCCAGACCATCATCAACACCAAGCAGGCGCCGGACGTCTTCTTCAACTGGGGCGGCGGCAGCATCACCCCGTTCGTCAAGGCCGACCTGCTGCTGCCGCTCGACGACATGATCGCCAAGGACCCGGGGCTGAAGGCGAACTTCCTGCCGTCGGTCTTCAACACCGCCATGGTCGACGGCAAGGCGTACGGGGTGCCGATGCGCGGCACCCAGCCGGTGCTGCTGTTCCACAACAAGAAGGTCCTCGCCGACGCCGGGATCACCCCGCCGAAGACGTGGGACGACCTGCTGGCCGCCGTGAAGACCCTCAAGGGCAAGGGGCTCACGCCGATCGCCCTCGGCGGCGGCGACCAGTGGCCGACCCAGATGTGGTACCAGTACCTCTACGACCGGGTGGCCGGTCCCGAGCTGTTCGCCAAGGCGCTCGACGGCGACAAGAGTGCCTGGGAGAGCCCGGAGAGCCGCCGCGCCCTGGAGCTGCTGCGGCAACTGACCGACGCGGGCGCGTTCGGCACCAACTTCGACTCGGTCAAGTTCACCGACGGCGGCTCGCCCGCCCTGCTGGCGGGCGGCAAGGCCGGCTTCGAGCTGATGGGCTCCTGGAACTACTCGACCCACCACGACGCCAACCCGACCTTCGCCGCCGAGGGCCTCGGCTGGAGCGCCTTCCCGAGCGTCCCGGGTGGCAAGGGCGACCCGCGCAACGTGGTCGGCAACACCAACAACTTCTACTCCGTGCTGAAGAAGACCCGGCACCCGGAGGCGGTGGCCGAGTTCCTCAAGCTCCAGTACTCCGACGAGTTCGTCCAGGCGCAGCTCGCCATCGGCAACCTGCCCACCACCACCAACACCGAGAAGTTCCTCGACGGCGCCACCAACCCGGACTACCTGAAGTACCAGTTCACCCTGGTCAAGGAGGCACCGAACTTCCAGCTCTCCTGGGACCAGGCGTACCCGCCGGCGGCGACCACGACCATCCACCAGGCCGTGCAGCAGTACTGCAACGGCCGGATGGACGCCGCCGGCTTCATCAAGGCGATGCAGTCCCTCCAGGCGGGCTGA
- a CDS encoding class I SAM-dependent methyltransferase, whose product MALISYDDTDSAAFAATRELPRSGLDRWRHAVQQHLRPRTGTTVLDLGAGTGAWAAAFTEWFGARVVGVEPAAAMRSRASHRPLLAGDAVALPLRDSVADAAWLSTMVHHIPDLDAAARELRRVLRPGAPVLIRSPFPGRHQRITLFRWFPEAVRVLETYPDLARVRAAFATAGFTVSTVEPVAQTTAASLAEFAERLDRRAHTPLQSITDEAYADGLARLRAAAGAASGPVVDHLDLLVLR is encoded by the coding sequence GTGGCTCTGATCTCCTACGACGACACCGACTCGGCGGCCTTCGCCGCGACCCGGGAACTGCCGCGCAGCGGCCTGGACCGGTGGCGGCACGCGGTGCAGCAACACCTGCGGCCGCGTACCGGCACCACGGTGCTCGACCTCGGAGCCGGCACCGGCGCCTGGGCCGCCGCCTTCACCGAGTGGTTCGGCGCCCGGGTCGTGGGGGTGGAGCCCGCCGCGGCGATGCGCTCCCGCGCCAGCCACCGGCCGCTGCTCGCCGGCGACGCGGTCGCCCTGCCGCTGCGCGACTCCGTGGCGGACGCCGCGTGGCTGTCCACGATGGTGCACCACATCCCCGACCTCGACGCGGCGGCGCGGGAGCTGCGCCGGGTGCTCCGCCCGGGTGCCCCCGTGCTGATCCGCTCGCCGTTTCCCGGCCGCCACCAGCGGATCACGCTGTTCCGCTGGTTCCCGGAGGCGGTACGGGTCCTCGAGACCTATCCGGACCTGGCCCGGGTGCGCGCGGCGTTCGCCACGGCCGGGTTCACCGTCAGCACCGTCGAGCCCGTCGCGCAGACCACGGCGGCGTCGCTGGCCGAGTTCGCCGAGCGCCTCGACCGCCGTGCCCACACGCCGCTCCAGTCGATCACCGACGAGGCGTACGCCGACGGCCTGGCCCGGCTGCGGGCCGCGGCCGGCGCGGCGAGCGGCCCGGTCGTCGACCATCTCGATCTGCTGGTGCTGCGCTGA
- a CDS encoding cupin domain-containing protein, translating to MEALSLTRLADEQLAAAREADSGRSARSLRPGRDRRLRQTLLALRGGRSLDEHDSPGEATLQVLVGQVRLVAGDESWAGDAGDLVVIPPRRHALHAVTDAAVLLTVAPRP from the coding sequence ATGGAAGCCCTCTCGCTGACCCGCCTCGCCGACGAGCAGCTCGCCGCCGCGCGGGAGGCCGACAGCGGACGCAGCGCCCGTTCCCTGCGCCCGGGCCGGGACCGCCGGCTGCGGCAGACCCTGCTCGCCCTGCGCGGCGGCCGGTCCCTCGACGAGCACGACAGCCCCGGCGAGGCGACGCTGCAGGTGCTCGTGGGGCAGGTGCGCCTGGTGGCCGGGGACGAGTCCTGGGCGGGCGACGCCGGCGACCTCGTGGTCATCCCGCCGCGGCGGCACGCGCTGCACGCCGTCACGGACGCCGCCGTCCTGCTCACCGTGGCGCCGCGGCCGTGA
- a CDS encoding YwiC-like family protein has translation MPPQHGAWAMLLLPFLTALTVTGPHPLHLPLLGAALAGYPLSYFGLQAVKTGRIRRVRPHLVGYGLATVALGTPVLVARPATLAYAPLFAALAAVNAAYARWRRDRAFVNDLAFVAQCGLLGLGVATVAEVPWTSVAGVTVVALGYLVGTVLHVKTMIRERDSVRYRWVSWTYHAAVAVAAALWAPAPVAVVFAGLLARAVLLAGRRVAPTRVGLVETACALLVLAAVAL, from the coding sequence GTGCCGCCGCAGCACGGCGCGTGGGCGATGCTGCTGCTGCCCTTCCTGACGGCGCTGACCGTCACCGGCCCGCACCCGCTGCACCTGCCCCTGCTCGGGGCCGCGCTCGCCGGATACCCGCTGTCGTACTTCGGGTTGCAGGCGGTCAAGACCGGGCGGATCCGCCGGGTACGACCGCACCTCGTCGGGTACGGCCTCGCCACGGTCGCGCTCGGCACGCCGGTGCTGGTGGCCCGGCCCGCGACGCTCGCCTACGCCCCGCTCTTCGCGGCCCTCGCCGCCGTCAACGCCGCCTACGCGCGCTGGCGCCGGGACCGGGCGTTCGTCAACGACCTCGCCTTCGTGGCGCAGTGCGGCCTGCTCGGCCTCGGCGTCGCCACGGTCGCCGAGGTGCCGTGGACCAGCGTGGCCGGGGTGACGGTCGTGGCACTGGGCTACCTGGTCGGCACCGTCCTGCACGTCAAGACGATGATCCGCGAGCGGGACAGCGTCCGGTACCGGTGGGTGTCGTGGACGTACCACGCCGCCGTCGCGGTCGCCGCGGCGCTCTGGGCGCCGGCGCCGGTCGCCGTGGTCTTCGCGGGGCTGCTCGCCCGGGCGGTGCTGCTCGCCGGGCGCCGGGTCGCGCCGACGCGGGTGGGCCTGGTCGAGACGGCCTGCGCCCTGCTGGTGCTGGCAGCGGTGGCGCTCTGA
- a CDS encoding LacI family DNA-binding transcriptional regulator has product MDGDDGRRITITAIAREAGVSVPTVSRVLNGRSDVAPGTRERVEELLRHHGYQRRGSRTVSHVGLVDLVFNDLDSPWAVEIIRGVEDVGHGAGVGTVVSAIHRQSTAARQWLQNLRARATDGVIFVTSHLSPPLHAQLRRLNVPVVVVDPAGVPATDVPTVGATNWAGGLAATEHLLSLGHRRIGFVAGPTHLLCSRARLDGHRAGLEAAGVPVEDRLVHPGDFYHASGFAAGTALLDLDDPPTAIFAASDQMAFGVYEAVRRRGLRIPDDVSVVGFDDLPEARWASPPLTTVRQPLVEMGRLAARTVLRLAQGEAIDSPRVELATNLVVRDSTAPPRRP; this is encoded by the coding sequence GTGGACGGCGACGACGGGCGCAGGATCACCATCACCGCTATCGCGCGGGAGGCCGGGGTCTCGGTGCCGACCGTGTCACGGGTGCTCAACGGGCGCTCGGACGTGGCTCCCGGCACCCGCGAGCGGGTGGAGGAGCTGCTGCGCCACCACGGCTACCAACGCCGCGGCAGCCGCACGGTGAGCCACGTCGGCCTGGTCGACCTGGTCTTCAACGACCTGGACAGCCCCTGGGCGGTGGAGATCATCCGGGGGGTCGAGGACGTCGGGCACGGCGCGGGCGTCGGCACGGTGGTCTCCGCGATCCACCGCCAGTCGACCGCCGCCCGGCAGTGGTTGCAGAACCTGCGGGCCCGCGCCACCGACGGCGTCATCTTCGTGACCTCGCACCTGAGCCCGCCGCTGCACGCGCAGCTGCGCCGCCTCAACGTGCCCGTGGTCGTGGTCGACCCGGCCGGCGTGCCCGCCACCGACGTGCCCACCGTCGGGGCCACCAACTGGGCCGGCGGGCTCGCCGCGACCGAGCACCTGCTGTCGCTCGGGCACCGGCGGATCGGCTTCGTCGCCGGGCCGACGCACCTGCTGTGCAGTCGGGCGCGTCTGGACGGCCACCGGGCCGGGCTGGAGGCGGCCGGGGTGCCGGTGGAGGACCGGCTGGTGCACCCCGGCGACTTCTACCACGCCTCGGGCTTCGCCGCCGGGACGGCGCTGCTCGACCTCGACGACCCGCCGACGGCGATCTTCGCGGCCAGCGACCAGATGGCCTTCGGCGTCTACGAGGCCGTACGCCGCCGGGGGTTGCGGATCCCCGACGACGTCAGCGTCGTGGGCTTCGACGACCTGCCGGAGGCCCGCTGGGCCTCACCGCCGCTGACCACCGTCCGGCAGCCGCTGGTGGAGATGGGTCGCCTGGCCGCCCGCACCGTGCTGCGGCTGGCGCAGGGCGAGGCCATCGACTCCCCCCGGGTGGAACTCGCCACCAACCTGGTCGTCCGGGACAGCACGGCCCCGCCGCGCCGGCCGTGA
- a CDS encoding carbohydrate ABC transporter permease produces MKRHRPNWLAGLGAVAWLLLVGLPIYVMLAITVQTREGYGRNGPIALPDTFTLDNYTGAFDEGFGRYLLNTLVVTASVVGIVLLLVPPLAYAIVRSRSRLTSGVFRLFLLGLAIPAQAVIVPIFYLISKAGLYDNLVGVILPTAAFSLPVCALILSGVMRDITPDLYEAMAIDGASPARVFGQLVLPLSRGGIATIAVFSALQAWNGFLFPLILTQSDSTKVITLGLYNFQTQYGINIPGLLAAVVLSMVPVLLVYLFARRALVQGLMGVGGK; encoded by the coding sequence GTGAAGCGGCACCGCCCCAACTGGCTGGCCGGGCTCGGCGCCGTGGCCTGGCTCCTCCTCGTCGGCCTGCCGATCTACGTCATGCTGGCGATCACCGTGCAGACCCGCGAGGGGTACGGCCGCAACGGCCCGATCGCGCTGCCCGACACCTTCACCCTGGACAACTACACCGGCGCCTTCGACGAGGGCTTCGGCCGCTACCTGCTCAACACCCTGGTGGTCACGGCGAGCGTGGTGGGCATCGTGCTGCTGCTCGTGCCGCCCCTGGCGTACGCCATCGTGCGCAGCCGCAGCCGGCTCACCTCCGGCGTGTTCCGGCTGTTCCTGCTGGGCCTGGCGATCCCCGCGCAGGCGGTCATCGTGCCGATCTTCTACCTGATCAGCAAGGCCGGGCTCTACGACAACCTCGTCGGCGTCATCCTGCCCACCGCCGCCTTCTCCCTGCCGGTGTGCGCGCTGATCCTCAGCGGCGTCATGCGCGACATCACCCCCGACCTGTACGAGGCGATGGCCATCGACGGCGCCAGCCCCGCGCGGGTGTTCGGCCAACTGGTGCTGCCGCTGTCGCGCGGCGGGATCGCCACCATCGCGGTCTTCTCCGCCCTGCAGGCGTGGAACGGCTTCCTGTTCCCGCTGATCCTCACCCAGTCCGACTCCACCAAGGTGATCACCCTCGGCCTCTACAACTTCCAGACGCAGTACGGGATCAACATTCCCGGCCTGCTCGCCGCGGTCGTGCTGTCGATGGTGCCCGTCCTGCTCGTCTATCTGTTCGCCCGACGGGCCCTGGTGCAGGGGCTGATGGGCGTCGGAGGAAAGTGA
- a CDS encoding peptidylprolyl isomerase — MSSEPRPHPVPPSIEARRRPARTLSRLAGVALVAGALVTGGGAAAVAAPAGAPADASAGARITPGPCAYTETPEDPAARPVPLPPDPRRTPDRGTVRVTLRTNQGPIGLTLDREAAPCTVQSFLHLVRHRFYDRTSCHRLTAYPTLRVLQCGDPSGTGSGGPGYRYADELPTDLPPAPTDPTGVRRLYARGTLAMANAGPDTNGSQFFLVQGDSALRPNYTVFGSIDAAGLATLDRIAAGGIAPTVEDPAPVDGAPALPVDIRRAVRHHHQHR; from the coding sequence GTGTCGAGCGAACCCCGACCGCACCCCGTCCCGCCGTCGATCGAGGCGCGCCGCCGGCCGGCCCGTACGCTGTCCCGCCTCGCCGGGGTGGCCCTGGTCGCGGGCGCGCTCGTCACCGGTGGCGGCGCCGCCGCGGTCGCCGCGCCCGCCGGAGCCCCGGCCGACGCCTCCGCCGGTGCCCGGATCACGCCCGGCCCATGCGCCTACACGGAGACGCCCGAGGACCCCGCCGCCAGGCCGGTCCCGCTGCCGCCCGACCCGAGGCGCACCCCCGACCGGGGGACGGTGCGGGTCACGCTGCGCACCAACCAGGGGCCGATCGGGCTGACCCTCGACCGGGAGGCCGCCCCCTGCACCGTGCAGAGCTTCCTGCACCTGGTGCGCCACCGCTTCTACGACCGGACCTCCTGCCACCGGCTCACCGCGTACCCGACGCTGCGGGTGCTCCAGTGCGGTGACCCGTCCGGGACCGGCTCCGGCGGTCCCGGCTACCGCTACGCCGACGAGCTGCCCACCGACCTGCCGCCGGCGCCGACCGACCCGACCGGGGTGCGCCGGCTCTACGCCCGGGGCACCCTCGCCATGGCCAACGCGGGCCCCGACACCAACGGCAGCCAGTTCTTCCTGGTCCAGGGCGATTCCGCGCTGCGCCCCAACTACACCGTCTTCGGCTCGATCGACGCCGCCGGCCTGGCCACCCTGGACCGGATCGCCGCCGGCGGCATCGCCCCCACCGTCGAGGATCCCGCGCCGGTCGACGGCGCGCCCGCCCTGCCGGTGGACATCCGGCGCGCGGTCCGGCACCACCACCAGCACCGCTGA
- a CDS encoding beta-glucosidase, protein MTDNVTLDIATGAAIWTDPTLDLATRVDALVAAMTLPEKVAQLYGVWVGAAADGGEVAPYQHEMEEPVDLAALLGTGLGQLTRPFGTAPVDPALGALSLLRTQQRVAAANRFGIPAMAHEECLAGFAAWGATAYPVPLSWGATFDPELIGRMAAAIGADLRRVGVHQGLAPVLDVVRDARWGRVEETIGEDPYLVGTIATAYVRGLESAGVVATLKHFAGYSASRGGRNLAPVAMGPRERADVILPPFEMAVREGGARSVMHAYTDTDGMPSAADEDLLTGLLRDAWGFPGTVVADYFGVAFLRTLHGVAGSWAEAAAVALAAGVDVELPTVKTFGEPLREALAAGAVPGALVDRAVRRVLTQKAQLGLLDADWSPVPAALAGADLSDPEALRGTVDLDPPANRALAREVAERAVVLLANDGTLPLDRPARIALVGPQAESPTAVLGCYSFPAHVGSRHPEVPVGIELPTLAAALRAEFADSVVVTAAGVSVDGDGTDGVAAAVAAARGADVVVAALGDRAGLFGRGTSGEGCDAESLALPGAQQHLLDALLDTGTPVVVTLLAGRPYALGRAVTDAAAVVQSFFPGEEGTPAIAGVLSGRVAPQGRLPVSVPRGPGAQPTTYLSARLGHASDVSNVDPTPAYGFGHGLGYTTFDWSGLVVDEPVAATDGELRLHFTVRNTGSRWGSEVVQVYAHDPVASVVQPVQRLVGYLRVPLEAGAACRIDLAVPADLFSFTGRDGRRVVEPGELELRLSASSTDHRLVAAVALRGSARHVDHTRRLHPRFAVTPSAG, encoded by the coding sequence GTGACCGACAACGTGACCCTGGACATCGCCACCGGCGCCGCGATCTGGACCGACCCGACCCTCGACCTCGCGACCCGGGTGGACGCCCTGGTCGCCGCGATGACCCTGCCGGAGAAGGTGGCCCAGCTCTACGGCGTCTGGGTCGGCGCCGCCGCCGACGGGGGAGAGGTCGCGCCGTACCAGCACGAGATGGAGGAACCGGTCGACCTGGCCGCCCTGCTGGGCACGGGTCTCGGCCAGCTGACCCGCCCGTTCGGCACCGCCCCGGTCGACCCCGCGCTCGGTGCGCTGTCGCTGCTGCGGACCCAGCAGCGCGTCGCCGCCGCGAACCGGTTCGGCATCCCGGCGATGGCGCACGAGGAGTGCCTGGCCGGCTTCGCCGCCTGGGGCGCCACCGCCTACCCCGTGCCGTTGTCCTGGGGCGCCACCTTCGACCCGGAGCTGATCGGGCGGATGGCCGCCGCCATCGGCGCCGACCTGCGTCGCGTCGGGGTGCACCAGGGACTGGCCCCGGTGCTCGACGTGGTGCGCGACGCGCGCTGGGGACGGGTGGAGGAGACCATCGGCGAGGACCCCTACCTGGTGGGCACGATCGCCACCGCGTACGTGCGGGGCCTGGAGTCCGCGGGCGTGGTGGCGACGCTGAAGCACTTCGCCGGCTACTCCGCCTCCCGGGGCGGGCGCAACCTGGCGCCGGTGGCGATGGGTCCCCGCGAGCGCGCCGACGTGATCCTCCCGCCGTTCGAGATGGCGGTACGCGAGGGCGGCGCGCGGTCGGTGATGCACGCCTACACCGACACCGACGGGATGCCCTCGGCGGCCGACGAGGACCTGCTGACCGGCCTGCTCCGCGACGCCTGGGGCTTCCCGGGCACCGTGGTGGCCGACTACTTCGGCGTCGCCTTCCTGCGCACCCTGCACGGGGTGGCCGGCAGCTGGGCGGAGGCGGCGGCCGTCGCCCTCGCCGCCGGAGTGGACGTCGAGCTGCCGACGGTGAAGACGTTCGGCGAGCCGCTGCGCGAGGCGCTCGCGGCCGGCGCGGTGCCGGGGGCGCTGGTCGACCGGGCGGTCCGTCGGGTGCTGACGCAGAAGGCGCAGCTCGGTCTCCTCGACGCCGACTGGAGTCCGGTGCCGGCCGCGCTGGCCGGCGCCGACCTGTCCGACCCGGAGGCGCTGCGCGGCACCGTCGACCTGGACCCGCCGGCCAACCGGGCGCTGGCCCGCGAGGTCGCCGAGCGTGCCGTGGTGCTGCTGGCCAACGACGGCACCCTGCCGCTCGACCGGCCGGCCCGCATCGCGCTGGTCGGCCCGCAGGCGGAGAGCCCCACGGCGGTGCTCGGCTGCTACTCGTTCCCGGCCCACGTCGGCTCGCGGCATCCCGAGGTGCCCGTCGGCATCGAGCTGCCCACCCTGGCGGCGGCGCTGCGCGCCGAGTTCGCAGACAGCGTCGTGGTCACCGCGGCCGGCGTCTCCGTCGACGGCGACGGCACCGACGGGGTGGCGGCGGCGGTCGCGGCGGCGCGGGGTGCGGACGTGGTGGTCGCCGCGCTCGGCGACCGGGCGGGACTGTTCGGCCGGGGCACCAGCGGCGAGGGTTGCGACGCCGAGTCGCTGGCCCTGCCCGGGGCGCAGCAGCACCTGCTCGACGCGCTGCTGGACACCGGTACGCCCGTGGTGGTGACGCTGCTCGCCGGGCGCCCCTACGCGCTGGGGCGGGCGGTGACCGACGCGGCGGCGGTCGTGCAGTCGTTCTTCCCCGGCGAGGAGGGCACCCCGGCCATCGCCGGCGTGCTCAGCGGCCGGGTCGCGCCGCAGGGGCGGCTGCCGGTCAGCGTGCCCCGGGGCCCCGGCGCGCAGCCGACCACCTACCTCTCGGCCCGGCTGGGCCACGCCAGCGACGTCTCCAACGTCGACCCGACGCCCGCGTACGGCTTCGGGCACGGCCTGGGCTACACCACGTTCGACTGGTCGGGCCTGGTCGTCGACGAGCCGGTCGCGGCGACCGACGGTGAGCTGCGGCTGCACTTCACGGTGCGCAACACCGGCTCCCGGTGGGGCAGCGAGGTGGTGCAGGTGTACGCGCACGATCCGGTGGCCTCGGTGGTCCAGCCGGTGCAGCGCCTCGTCGGCTACCTCCGGGTGCCGCTGGAGGCGGGCGCGGCCTGCCGGATCGACCTGGCCGTGCCGGCCGACCTGTTCTCCTTCACCGGGCGCGACGGGCGGCGCGTCGTCGAGCCGGGCGAGCTGGAGCTGCGGCTCTCGGCGTCCAGCACGGACCACCGGCTCGTGGCGGCGGTCGCGCTGCGTGGTTCCGCCCGGCACGTCGACCACACCCGGCGGTTGCACCCCCGGTTCGCCGTCACGCCCTCGGCCGGCTGA
- a CDS encoding D-alanyl-D-alanine carboxypeptidase family protein, protein MKVRLLAATATAVLLGTGAPVPAAAGPAGPTALVTSAPGVIASATPAPGVVASPPGAVPPAPGAGSAPGVVASVPCPKAPAPRVSRPPRPSPPPTVPQERAVGGPALDTAGLVVPAGAARPPAVTATSWLVADLDTGQVLGGCGPHEYGTPASVQKLLLAATMLPRLDPQQVVTVTDGDMDIEPGSSAVGLVAGGRYRIETVWLGLLLQSGNEAANVLARLGGGPDGMAGGVRAMNEEAHRLGALQTHAVTPSGLDGRGQFTSAYDLALVARACFADPTFRRYALTETHRIPAQPAQRTKSFEIQNENQLIYRYPGALGGKTGFTDLARHTYVGAAQRNGRRLVVTLLGAEPQPARGWEQGAALLDWGFSLPRDAAVGRLVEPGELTASAAPSPPVLAATGDPRPAAASGPLEDGLVARWPVAALVAAAVGLLGTALLWRRRAARRR, encoded by the coding sequence ATGAAGGTTCGGCTGCTGGCGGCCACGGCGACCGCCGTCCTCCTCGGCACCGGCGCTCCCGTCCCCGCGGCGGCCGGCCCGGCCGGTCCCACCGCCCTCGTGACATCCGCGCCCGGCGTCATCGCGTCCGCGACTCCCGCGCCCGGTGTCGTGGCGTCCCCGCCCGGCGCGGTGCCGCCCGCGCCCGGTGCCGGCTCCGCGCCCGGTGTCGTCGCGTCCGTGCCCTGCCCGAAGGCGCCCGCGCCCAGGGTGTCCCGGCCGCCCCGTCCGTCGCCGCCGCCGACGGTGCCGCAGGAGCGGGCCGTGGGCGGCCCGGCGCTCGACACCGCCGGTCTGGTCGTCCCGGCGGGGGCCGCCCGCCCGCCGGCGGTCACCGCGACCTCGTGGCTGGTCGCCGACCTGGACACCGGCCAGGTGCTGGGCGGCTGCGGCCCGCACGAGTACGGCACCCCGGCCAGCGTGCAGAAGCTGCTGCTGGCGGCCACCATGCTGCCCCGACTCGACCCGCAGCAGGTCGTCACCGTCACCGACGGGGACATGGACATCGAACCCGGCTCCTCGGCCGTCGGGCTGGTCGCCGGCGGACGGTACCGGATCGAGACCGTCTGGCTCGGACTGCTGCTCCAGTCCGGCAACGAGGCGGCCAACGTGCTGGCCCGCCTCGGCGGCGGGCCGGACGGGATGGCCGGCGGCGTGCGGGCGATGAACGAGGAGGCGCACCGCCTCGGCGCCCTCCAGACCCACGCGGTGACCCCCTCCGGCCTCGACGGACGAGGCCAGTTCACCAGCGCGTACGACCTGGCGCTGGTCGCCCGGGCCTGCTTCGCCGACCCGACGTTCCGCCGGTACGCGCTGACCGAGACGCACCGCATCCCCGCCCAGCCGGCGCAGCGGACCAAGAGTTTCGAGATCCAGAACGAGAACCAGCTCATCTACCGCTACCCGGGCGCGCTCGGCGGCAAGACCGGCTTCACCGACCTGGCCCGGCACACGTACGTCGGGGCGGCCCAGCGCAACGGGCGGCGGCTGGTGGTCACCTTGCTCGGTGCCGAGCCGCAGCCCGCGCGGGGCTGGGAGCAGGGCGCCGCCCTGCTCGACTGGGGCTTCTCGCTGCCCCGGGACGCCGCCGTCGGCCGGCTGGTCGAGCCGGGGGAGCTGACCGCCTCGGCGGCCCCCTCGCCGCCCGTGCTCGCCGCCACCGGCGACCCGCGCCCGGCCGCGGCCAGCGGCCCGCTCGAGGACGGGCTGGTCGCCCGGTGGCCGGTGGCCGCGCTCGTGGCGGCGGCGGTCGGGCTGCTGGGAACGGCGCTGCTCTGGCGCCGCCGGGCGGCCCGGCGTCGGTGA